The genomic interval TCTGGGGGGGCAGTAAGTCATGGCGTCTTTTCAGTATGAGGCAATGAAGATCAGCGATCGCAGCCGCGCGAACGGGGTCATTTCAGCGGCCAGCGAGAAAGAGGCGCGAGAGTTATTACGGGAACAGAATTTAATTCCCACTAAAATTTCCATTATTTCCAGCGAGGGTCGGGGAAGCGGCAATAAAAAAAATTCTCTGGCAGAGTTTGTCCAGAATATTTTTGGCGTCAGCGCCAAGGACAAGATTGCTTTTACCCGAAACATGGGCATGATGGTGCGTGCCGGGATTCCGGTGACCGAAGCGCTGATGTATTACGAGAACTTTGCCGCCAACCCCAAGTTCCGCAGAATGGTGGGCCGGGTGCGTCAGGATATTTTGGCGGGCTACACCTTAAGTCAGGCATTGGCCAAGCATAAAAAGGTGTTTGACGAGGTTTATGTCAGCGTGACCAAAGCCGGGGAGCGCAGCGGGGAGCTGGATCAGACCATGACCCGGTTAACCGAGATGTTGACCAAGGCGGAACAACTCAAAATGAAAATCATCTCCGCCTCCATCTACCCCATTATTGTGGTGGTCATTTTGTCTCTGGTTTTATTGGTAATGTTCTTGCTGGTATTGCCCACCTTTGCCGATATTTACAAGCAAATGAACATTCCCTTGCCCATGATTACCCAGATTATGATGGGGATTAGCTTTGCCTTGAGGAGTTACTGGTTTGTTTCGTTTCCGTTGCTGGGCAGTATTTTGTTCGGGATTTACAAATTTTTGGTCAGCCCGGTGGGGAAGGAACTGGTGGATCGCCTGGTACTCAAGGTTCCCGTGTTGGGAGATTTGGTCAAGCATATCCAAAGCTCTCACTTTGTCTCCACCCTGTTTATTGCCTTTGGGGCTGGCTTACCCATTACCGACGCCCTGGCCCTCTCCACCGAAACCTTGACCCATACCCAGATTAAATCGGCGTTTCGGCAGGTGAATTTTCAGATCCAAAGCGGTCAGCGCTTGGCCCTGGCCCTGGCCAATACCGGTTATGTGCCCGATATTGTCATGCTGATGATCTCCACGGGTGAAGAGTCCGGGGATCTGGAAAAAATGCTGGAGGCCTCCTACGATTATCTGGAAGAGGAAGTGAACCAC from Vampirovibrio chlorellavorus carries:
- a CDS encoding type II secretion system F family protein; this encodes MASFQYEAMKISDRSRANGVISAASEKEARELLREQNLIPTKISIISSEGRGSGNKKNSLAEFVQNIFGVSAKDKIAFTRNMGMMVRAGIPVTEALMYYENFAANPKFRRMVGRVRQDILAGYTLSQALAKHKKVFDEVYVSVTKAGERSGELDQTMTRLTEMLTKAEQLKMKIISASIYPIIVVVILSLVLLVMFLLVLPTFADIYKQMNIPLPMITQIMMGISFALRSYWFVSFPLLGSILFGIYKFLVSPVGKELVDRLVLKVPVLGDLVKHIQSSHFVSTLFIAFGAGLPITDALALSTETLTHTQIKSAFRQVNFQIQSGQRLALALANTGYVPDIVMLMISTGEESGDLEKMLEASYDYLEEEVNHRVGILTTMMEPAMLLVIGAVVGFVALSIYLPLFSIYDGLG